The following nucleotide sequence is from Candidatus Methylomirabilota bacterium.
GGCGGGAATCGACATCAGGATACCGCGGGTTATAAGGCCTCGCCCCCCTGTCCATCTCAGCCCTCGCCTCGCCACTGATCTACTCAGCTCTCGCCTCAGGGCTACGCCCTTCAGCTCGAACTGCCACGCCTGCGGCTCGTCCGCAGTGTCTCGGCTCGAACTGCGGCCCTCTCCCCCGGTGGGGGAGAGGGATATAAGGAGAGGTCATCTCCCCGTGTGGGGTTTGGAAAATGGGGCTTGACATCGGTTTGATAGTTTCATAGACTTCGAAACATGAAAACCATAGCTCCGCTGCCCCTGGCCCGGCTGGATGCCAATCACACCCACGTGGAGGCCTTCAAGGCCCTCGCCCACCTGAGCCGTCTCCAGGTCTTCTTCTTCCTGGTGCGCGCGGGGAAGGAGATGTCGGTGGGCGAGATCCAGGAGGCCGTGGAGATCCCCGGGCCAACCCTGTCCCATCACCTGGACGCGCTCCGTCGAGCGGGCCTCGTCCAGAGCCGCAAGGAAGAGCGGTACATCTACTATTCCGTGCAGCGAGACGCGGTGACGGCGCTCGTGCGCCTGCTCACCGCCTGCTGCTAGAGGAGAATGCCGTGAGCGCGAAAGTACACATGCACATGCACGTGTCGGACCTCGCCAAGAGCCGAGAGTTCTACGAGAAGTTCCTCGGCGAGGGGCCGGTCAAGGTGAAGACGGGCTATGCCAAGTTCCTGCCCGGCTGGGCGCCCGTCAACCTGGCCCTCTCCCATGGCGGAAGCGCCGCCCGCGGCACCGTCGACCATGTCGGCATCCAGGTCGAGTCGGTGGAGACCGTCATGGCCCAGCTGGCGCGCGTCAAGGCGGCCGGGCTGCCCGTCACCGAGGAGATGGGTGTCAACTGCTGCCACGCCAACCAGGACAAGTTCTGGGTCACGGACCCCGACGGCGTGGAGTGGGAGGTCTATCATCTCAACTACGATCTCGAGGACGAGACGCAGGCCCCCGTGGCCAAGGCGTCGAAGGGACTGCAGCTCGCGAAGACCACGTCCTGCTGCAGCTCCTGATCGCGACGCAAGAGGAGAAGCACCATGGCTGAGCAAGACATCAAGAGCATCGTGAAGGACAAGTACGCTCAGGCGGCGCTCCGGGTGACGGCGTCGAGCGGGGCCTGTTGTGGCTCGCCAGCCTCTCAGGGCGAATGCGACCCCATCACCTCCAATCTCTATACGGAAAGTGAAACCTGTGGCTTGCCGGCCGAGGCCACCGCGGCCTCCCTGGGCTGCGGCAATCCCACCGCGCTGGCCGATCTCAAGCCGGGCGAGACCGTCCTCGACCTGGGCTCGGGCGGCGGCATTGACGTGCTCCTCTCCGCCAAGCGCGTGGGGCCAACCGGCAAGGCGTATGGCCTCGACATGACCGACGAGATGCTTGCCCTCGCCCGCGAGAACCAGCGGAAGGCCGGCGTGGCCAACGTCGAGTTCCTCAAGGGCGAGATCGAGCAGATCCCCCTGCCCGCCAACTCCGTGGATGTCATCATCTCGAACTGCGTGATCAATCTCTCGGCCGACAAGGACCGCGTCTTTGCCGAGGCCTTCCGAGTGCTCAAGCCGGGCGGCCGCTTTGCCGTGTCCGACGTAGTCGTGCGCGGTGAGGTCCCGGCCGAGCTTCGCAAGAGCATCGAGCTCTGGATAGGCTGCGTGGCCGGCGCGCTCGAAGAGCAGGAGTACCGCGAAAAGCTGGCCAAGGCCGGATTCGACGCGGTCGACCTCGAGCCCACGCGTATCTACCGCGTCGAGGATGCGCGCGAGTTTCTGGCGGGCGCGGGCCTCGATGCCGACGCCATCGCACCTCAGGTCAACGACAAGTTCATGAGCGCATTCGTTCGCGCACGCAAGCCCGCGGCGGTGTGAGCCCAGCAGCAGGTCACAAGGCCAATCTCGGGCGCCGAGCGGTGGCGGAAGCCATCGGCTCGGCGCTGCTTCTTGCCGCCGTGGTCGGCTCCGGCATCATGGGCAGCCGCCTGGCCGGAGATCAGATCGCCCTGGCTCTCCTCGCGAATACCATCGCGACGGGGGCAGCCCTCGTCGCCCTGATCCTGGCCTTCGGGCCCATCTCGGGCGCGCATTTCAACCCGGCGGTGACGCTCGCCGATGCCTGGCGTGGCGGACTACCCTGGCGCGAGACGCCCGCGTATATCGCCGCGCAAGTGCTGGGTGCCCTGGCCGGCGTGGCCGCCGCAAACATCA
It contains:
- a CDS encoding arsenite methyltransferase, which codes for MAEQDIKSIVKDKYAQAALRVTASSGACCGSPASQGECDPITSNLYTESETCGLPAEATAASLGCGNPTALADLKPGETVLDLGSGGGIDVLLSAKRVGPTGKAYGLDMTDEMLALARENQRKAGVANVEFLKGEIEQIPLPANSVDVIISNCVINLSADKDRVFAEAFRVLKPGGRFAVSDVVVRGEVPAELRKSIELWIGCVAGALEEQEYREKLAKAGFDAVDLEPTRIYRVEDAREFLAGAGLDADAIAPQVNDKFMSAFVRARKPAAV
- a CDS encoding metalloregulator ArsR/SmtB family transcription factor, with the protein product MKTIAPLPLARLDANHTHVEAFKALAHLSRLQVFFFLVRAGKEMSVGEIQEAVEIPGPTLSHHLDALRRAGLVQSRKEERYIYYSVQRDAVTALVRLLTACC
- a CDS encoding ArsI/CadI family heavy metal resistance metalloenzyme, coding for MSAKVHMHMHVSDLAKSREFYEKFLGEGPVKVKTGYAKFLPGWAPVNLALSHGGSAARGTVDHVGIQVESVETVMAQLARVKAAGLPVTEEMGVNCCHANQDKFWVTDPDGVEWEVYHLNYDLEDETQAPVAKASKGLQLAKTTSCCSS